ACTCATCGCCCTGGCCAAAGACAAAACCAATGCCATCACCGCCGGCATTTCGCGAGCATCTTGACTTGAGGCACTACGGAGGATCCGGCCGGGGAGAGGGCGGCCGGGCTGGTCAGGCGGCCTGGCTCGGCCACGTTGGACCCTAGTTCCAGCCGACGAGTCTCAGCGCAGCAGCCGCACCCGCGCCTGCCAGGACCACCACCAGGAACGGTGCACGGAAGAGGAGCGCAATTGCGGCTGCGGCGAGGGCACCCAGCCGGGCATCCAGAGCCAGGGACTGCCCCGTGGCCACGGCGTTCACAATGGTCAACGAGGCCAGCAGCCCGATGGTCATGGTGCCCGCCACGCGGGACATCCTGGGGTTCTTCAGCAGCTTGGCGGGCACCAGATAGCCCACGAGCTTCCAGGCATAGGCCAGCACACAGGCCAGCAGCAGCCACATCCAGAGGTTCATGCAGCACCTCCACGGGATGCGGACTCACCATGATGACGGCCACCATGATGATGCTCGGCGTAGGGATCCACGTCCGGCTCGAGCCCTTCATCGCTGCGGCCATGGCTGAACCAGCCGATCACTGCCGCCACAACCGCAGCGACAAGGATGGGCACACCGGCCGGCACGAACGGCACGGCGAGCACGGTGGCCAGCGCGCACACCGCGGCGATGGCCACCGGTTCACGGCCCTTCAGCCTTGGCCACAACAGTGCCAGGAACGCTGCCACGGCGGCGCCGTCGAGCCCCCACTGTTTGGGGTCGCCCAGGGCGCTGCCTGCCAGCGCACCCACTGCCGTAAAGATATTCCAGAGCACGTATATACCGATTCCGGCTGTCCAGAAACCGCGCTGTTGTTCGCCCGGTTCGGTTTGTCCGCTGCTGGTGGCCGTCGATTCATCAATGGTCAGCTGGGCGGCCACATATCTGCGCCAGCCCCGCGGATGGAGCAGTGCGTTAAGCTGCATTCCATAG
This genomic interval from Micrococcaceae bacterium Sec5.7 contains the following:
- a CDS encoding AzlD domain-containing protein, with the protein product MNLWMWLLLACVLAYAWKLVGYLVPAKLLKNPRMSRVAGTMTIGLLASLTIVNAVATGQSLALDARLGALAAAAIALLFRAPFLVVVLAGAGAAAALRLVGWN
- a CDS encoding AzlC family ABC transporter permease, which codes for MKLLESPAVRVGLSISIATGLYGVSFGALSVTSGLDFWQTMALSLLLFSGGSQFAFIGVVAGGGSGVAAMSAATLLGMRNGIYGMQLNALLHPRGWRRYVAAQLTIDESTATSSGQTEPGEQQRGFWTAGIGIYVLWNIFTAVGALAGSALGDPKQWGLDGAAVAAFLALLWPRLKGREPVAIAAVCALATVLAVPFVPAGVPILVAAVVAAVIGWFSHGRSDEGLEPDVDPYAEHHHGGRHHGESASRGGAA